A stretch of Eleutherodactylus coqui strain aEleCoq1 chromosome 9, aEleCoq1.hap1, whole genome shotgun sequence DNA encodes these proteins:
- the LOC136578813 gene encoding fucolectin-like, producing the protein MMGHFLASLLFLGALGTTLVDSYCVEKGKNMAPEGKPSQISTYHSYGKAHHAIDGNRDGVFRMQSCILTRSEKSPWWRVDLLEPRTIGAVVVTNRNDCCWDRLKGAEVRVGNDHMNENPVCGTITEAEPGLVTRLCCPGMVGRFVSIVVPDSDDLLNFCEVEIYPEGTEKKCV; encoded by the exons ATGATGGGACACTTCCTTGCTTCTCTGCTCTTTCTGGGGGCACTTGGCACTACCCTGGTGGACTCATACTGTGTGGAGAAAG GAAAGAATATGGCACCAGAGGGTAAGCCCAGTCAGATCTCTACGTATCATTCCTATGGGAAAGCTCACCATGCCATCGATGGTAATCGTGATGGGGTTTTCCGAATGCAATCCTGTATCTTAACCAGAAGTGAGAAATCTCCCTGGTGGCGAGTGGATCTTCTTGAACCACGAACAATTGGAGCTGTGGTTGTAACAAACAGAAATGACTGTTGTTGGGATCGTCTGAAGGGGGCTGAAGTTCGTGTTGGAAATGACCACATGAACGAAAATCCAGT GTGTGGCACTATTACTGAAGCAGAACCCGGACTGGTCACCAGATTGTGCTGTCCTGGAATGGTGGGACGTTTCGTCAGTATTGTGGTCCCTGACAGTGATGACCTTCTCAATTTTTGTGAAGTGGAGATCTATCCTGAGGGCACTGAGAAGAAGTGTGTCTGA